The genomic segment AAGTGTGACACCACGAAGTTCCATGACTACGTGATGCCCTACGTCCGGGCCCTGGCGGACGTCCTAGACATGAGGGCGATCGCGGACGCGGACCTGCACATCGGCGTCGATCCCCTGGGGGGATCGGGGATTGGCTATTGGGGGCCCATCTCCGAGGTCTACGGCCTGAAGCGCCTGGAGGTCGTCAACCCCAGGATCGACCCGACGTTCTCCTTCATGCCCCCGGACCACGACGGAAAGATCCGCATGGACTGCTCGTCGCCTTGGGCGATGGCGAACCTGGTGGAGATGAAGGACCGGTTCGATGTGGCGTTCGGCAACGACACCGACTACGACCGCCACGGCATCGTGACCCCGGAAGGGCTGATGAACCCCAACGCCTACCTGGCCGTCGCCGTGCAGCACCTCTTCTCCACCCGCGGGGGGTGGCGGGCGGACGCCGCCGTGGGCAAGACGGTGGTCTCGAGCTCCGTCATCGACCGCGTCGCGGAGGGCCTGGGACGCAGGCTCTGCGAGGTGCCGGTCGGGTTCAAGTGGTTCGTGGACGGGCTGCTGGACGGCTCCATGGGGTTCGGCGGCGAGGAGAGCGCCGGGGCGTCGTTCCTGTGCCGCGACGGCTCGGTCTGGACGACCGACAAGGACGGGATCATCATGGACCTGTTGGCGGCGGAGATCCTGGCCGTGACGGGCAAGGACCCCGCGCGCCATTACGCGGAAATTTCCGCGCGATACGGCGCGTCCTGCTATGCGCGCATCGACGCGCCCGCGACGCCGGCCCAGAAGGCCGCGCTCTCGAAGCTGTCCCCTGATAAGGTCGAGGCCGATACCCTGGCGGGCGACCCGATCGTCTCGCGGCTGACCGCGGCCCCTGGCAATGGGGCCCCGATTGGGGGGCTCAAGGTCGTGACGAGGAACGGCTGGTTTGCCGCGCGTCCCTCGGGGACGGAGGACCTCTACAAGATCTACGCCGAGAGCTTCCAGGGCGAGGCGCACCTGAGCCGGATCCAGGATGAGGCGAAGCGCATCGTCTCCGAGGCGATCCGCGGGGCGGAGTGAGGGTGAGCGGCTTGAAGGTTGGATTGAGGGCAGGATGAGGCTCGACAAATTCTTGAAGCTGGCCCGTCTGGTCAAGCGCCGCAGCGCGGCCCAGGAGATGATCGAGCTGGGCGCCGTGCGTCTGGACGGTCGGGCCTGCAAGTCCTCCGCCGAGGTCCGGGAGGGGGCCGTGCTGGAGGTGGCCTACATGAACCGGGTGCTGAAGGTCCGGGTCCTCTGCGCCGACGAGGCGCTGCTGAAGCGTCCGGGGACGGTCGCCTGGGAGACAATCGGGGAGCGCACCGTGGCCCCGGACCGGAACCCCTGGGAGGACGGGTAGCGTCGTCCGGGGTTTTCCTGTTTTGTTCTATAATGTACCGGAGACGACAGGCTTGGGAGCTGCGCCGGGAATGGGGAAGGGGCGACGTTTCGGGCGTGAGACTTTGAGAATATGAGAATAAAGAAAGGGAGTCTGGGCATATGGCTACGATAGTCGGGATTCATGGCAGGGAGATATTGGACTCCAGGGGCAACCCCACGGTGGAGGTCGATGTTTTTCTCGAGGACGGCAGCTTCGGCAGGGCCGCCGTCCCCTCGGGGGCCTCGACGGGGGTGCACGAGGCCCTGGAACTCCGGGACAAGGAGAAGCGCTACTGCGGCAAGGGGGTCCAGAAGGCCGTCGAGAACGTAAACGACAAGATGGCATCGGAGCTCATCGGCATGGACGCCGACGACCAGGGCGGCCTGGACCGGGCCATGCTGGAGCTGGACGGGACGCCGGGCAAGTCGAACCTCGGGGCCAACGCCGTCCTGGGGGTATCCATGGCCAATGCCCGGGCCGCGGCCCAGAGCCACGGGCTTCCCCTTTGGGCCTATCTGGGCGGGGTCGGCGCCTACATCCTTCCCACCCCCATGATGAACGTCATCAACGGCGGGGCCCACGCGGACAACAACGTCGACATCCAGGAGTTCATGATCGTCCCCCACAGCGCGCCGTCCTTCTCCGAGGCGCTGCGCATGGGGGCGGAGACCTATCATGCCCTCAAGGACTGCGTCAAGTCGCGCGGCTATTCGACGGGGGTCGGGGACGAGGGCGGCTTCGCCCCGAACCTCAAGAGCAACCGTGAGGCCCTGGACCTGCTGATGGAGGCCGTGACCAAGGCGGGCTACCAGCCGGGGAAGGACATCGGCTTTGCGCTGGACGTGGCCTCGTCCGAGTTCTTCAAGGACGGCAAGTACGTCTTCGAGGGCGAGGGCAGGACCTTCTCCGCGGAGGAGCTCATCGGATATTACGAGGGCCTGGTCCGGGAGTATCCCGTCCTCTCCATCGAGGACGGCATGGCCGAGGATGACTGGGAGGGCTGGTCGGCCCTGACCCGGTCGCTGGGCGGTAAGGTCCAGCTGGTCGGCGACGACCTGTTCGTCACGAACCCGGAGATCCTCGGGCGCGGGATCGAGAGGGGGATCGCCAACGCCGTCCTGGTGAAGCTGAACCAAATAGGGACCGTGTCGGAGACCCTGGAGGTCATCCGTATGGCCGCGGCGGCGGGTTACGCGTCGGTGATCTCGCACCGCTCGGGCGAGACGGCCGACACCTTCATCGCCGACCTGGCCGTGGCCTCGAAGGCCGGCCAGATCAAGACGGGCAGCATCGCCCGCACCGACCGCGTGGCCAAGTACAACCAGCTGCTGAGAATCGAGGAGGAGCTGGGGGAGAACGCCCGTTACGCGGGCCTGAGCCATTTCTCCAGAAAGTAGCCGAAAGGACGTTGTGGGAGGCGCGAGTATGGCCGCGCCGTCGCCGAGTAAAGTTTCTTAATTTAAAAAGTTTCTTAATTTAGTTGGAGGGTAATTTTATGAAAAAAATCGTTAGCACCGATAAGGCCCCGGCGGCCATAGGGCCCTACAGCCAGGCGGTCCAGGCCGGGCAGTTCCTCTTCGCCTCGGGGCAAATTCCCCTGGATCCCAAGACCGGAAAGATGGTCTCGGGCTCCGTGGAGGACCAGGCCGTATGCGTCCTGGAGAACGTGAAGGGGGTCCTGGAGGGCGCGGGCTATTCCCTGCAGGACGTGGTGAAGACCACGGTCTTCGCGACGGATATGGCGAACTTTGCCGCGGTGAATGGGGTCTACTCGAGGTACTTCGGCGAGAATCCCCCGGCCCGCTCCTTCGTCGCCGTCAAGGCGCTGCCGAAGGACGCGCAGGTCGAGATCGAGTTCGTGGCCTGGAAGGCGTAGGCTGTTCCCATCCCACGGTCGTCCTCATGCGTCCTTGGGCGGCCTGTGGCAGGGCGTCTGATAGAATCGAAAGTCGCGTTTCTTCAGCTTCGTTTCTTTTTTGCGAGTCGTGCCTCTCGTCGGGTGCTCGTGTTTCCGCCGAGGGGCAGTTTTGTGACTGGAGCGGTTTTGTCTTTCAGTTCAAGTTCTTAAGGAGGAGATCTCATTGGCGGATCAGGCTACGACGACGACGGCGGTTTCTCCCTGCGGTGCCACCGGCGGAGGGACGGCGGGCGGCGAGGGCGGCGCGACGGGAGGGGCTCAGAGCATGATGGGGATGCTCTTTCCCCTGGCGATACTCGTCCTCTTCTTCTACTTCTTCATCATTCGTCCCCAGCGTAAGCGCCAGAAGCAGCACGAGAGTATGATCTCGAGCATTGGGCGCGGAGACCAGGTCGTGACGATCGGCGGGTTCTTCGGCACGGTGCGGGAGATCCGCGACGATACGTTCCTGATCGAGCTGGCGGAGGGCGTGCGGGTGCGCATCCTCAAGTCCTCCGTCCAGACCAAGAGGGTCGTCGCTCCGTCGGCGCCTGCCTCGGAGGAAAAGAAGGACAAGGATAAGGATAAGGACAAGGATAAGGATTAGAGAAACGCTGATTGGGACGAAGATGCATATTTCATCAAGGGTGAACAGGCAAGACGTTAAGTTTGGGCAGTGGGGCTGCCGCAGTGCTGTGGCCTCGTGTCCGTTCTGCGGCATCACCTGCGGTGCGGGCGATGCGACAATCTGGATTCAGGGGGATGAGCATGATTCGTAGAGATCGTCTGCGGCTTTGGGTCGTGGTGATCGTTGTCCTGGCCGCGCTGGCCTACGCGTGGCCCGTGGTGGGGAGGCTCAATATGGGGCTCGACCTGAAGGGCGGGGCCCATATCGTCCTCCAGGCCAAGGATACCCCGGAGGCTCCCGTGGAGGAGGACAGCATCGACCGCCTGCTGGCCGTGCTGCGCAACCGCGTGGACCAGTACGGCGTTGCGGAGCCGATCATCCAGAAGAGCGGCCAGGACAGGATCATCATCGACCTGCCGGGTATCCAGGACCCAAACGCCGCTCTGGAACTGATCGGAAAGACCGCGCAGCTGGACTTCCGTGAGGTGCTGGACGTCAGCGCCCCGCCTCCGCCCTCGCCCGAGAGGAAGAATTACGACAGCGACGAGCAGTTTGCCCGCGCCCAGGAGCGCTGGAGGTCGGCCGCGGCGCTCGGGAACAATGCCAGCGCGGACTTTTCGGCCCGGGCCGCCGGAATGGAGGGGGCGATCGTCGCCCCCAGCGAGGACGAGCGCGAGGGGACGGAGGGAGGACGCTACTACCTGCTGGGTAAGGTACTGCTCTCCGGCAAGGAGCTCAAGGATGCCGCGGTCAACCCCGACAGCCTGGGCCGCATGGGGGTCTCCCTTTCCTTCAACTCCGAGGGAGCCCGGCTCTTCGAGGAGGCCACGGACCGCCTGGTGGGGAAACAGATAGCCATCGTGCTGGACGGCGTGGTGATCTCCGCGCCCGTCGTCCAGGACCGCATCTCGGGCGGCAACGCGCAGATCACGGGGCGCTTCTCGCCGGACGAGGCCTCGCGCCTGGCCATCATGCTCAAGGCCGGCGCGCTGCCCGTGGCGGTCGAGATCGCCGAGAACCGTTCGGTCGGCCCCAGCCTTGGCGCGGACTCCGTCCGTCAGGGACTCCAGGCCGGCCTCTTTGGGGCGGGCATGGTGTTCGTCTTCATGCTTATTTACTATCAGTTCCGGGGGCTTGCTGCGGACGTCGCTCTGGCCGTGACGATGCTCCTGGTCTTCGCGGGGCTTATCGCCTTCAACGCGACGCTCACCCTGCCCGGCATCGCGGGCATCATCCTGACGATCGGCATGGCCGTGGATGGCAACGTGCTGATCTATGAGCGCATCCGCGAGGAACTGCGCGCCGGAAAGACCTCCCTCGCGGCGCTGGACTCGGGCTTCCGCAAGGCGCTCGTGACGATCCTCGACTCGAACATCACGACGCTGATCGCGGCCGTCGTCCTCTTCTACTTCGGCTCCGGATCGGTGCGCGGCTTCGGCGTCACGCTCTCCATCGGGCTCGTGGCCAGCGTGTTCTCCAACGTCGTCGTGACCCGCGCGCTTCTCCAAATATTCATGAGCCGGAAGCGGAACGCCCTGAGGCGCAGTTAGGAGGTGGACGCGATGAATTTCAATTTGATGGGGTACCGTAGACCGGCGCTTCTCCTGAGCCTCGTCCTGGTCGTCCTCAGCCTGGGGCTCCTGCTCTTCAGGGGCCTGAACCTGGGCATCGACTTCACGGGCGGCAACGTCATCCAGGTGGAGTTCGGGACCCGGCCCGACGTGGCGGAGGTCCGTGAGGTTGTCTCCGCCGTCGTGGCCAAGGGTGCGATGATCCAGAACTTCGGCGAGGCGGGCATCATCATCCGCACCAACGAGGATACGGAGGGGAGCCGCGAGCAGGTCGTCAAGGTCCTGCGGGAGAAGTACGCGGACATGAAGGTCATCGGCTTCGAGAAGGTTGGCCCCGTCGTGGGGCGGGAGCTGCGCAACCAGGCGATCGTGGGCATCTCCATCGCCCTCGTCGCCATCCTGATCTACATCACCGTGCGATTCCAGTTCCGCTTTGCGGTGGTGAGCGTCGTCCCGCTGGTGCACGACGTGGTGATCGCCCTGGGTTTCTTCAGCCTGACCCAGATGGAGATCGCCTCCTCGTTCATCGCGGCGCTCCTGACGATCGTGGGCTACTCGCTGAACAACACGATCATCATCCTGGACCGCATACGCGAGAACTGGCGGGACCTCCCGAAGGCCGGCATCGTGGAGCTGGTCAACCGGTCCGTGAATCAGACGCTCTCCCGGACCGTCAACACGACGCTGACGACGCTCTTCCCCGTCGCGGCCCTGTGCGTCTGGGGAGGGCCCGTGCTGGCCGCCTTCAGCTACGCCATGCTCGTGGGCATCATCGCGGGGACCTACAGCTCCATCTTCGTCGCCACGGGAGCTTTGATCGAATGGTGGCTCCGGAAGCCGGAATAGCCGAAAGACCAACAGAGGGCGGCCCTTGCGGGCCGTCCTTTTTTTGCGGACAGGAGGCCGGTCTTCTGGTAAACTTTCGGCAGGAAAAAATTCCGGATGGAAAAATTCCGGATGGAAAAAAATCCCAAGGTGAAGGGGCTGGCAGCTTGTCGTACAACATGGAGCGTATTCTGGATTACGCGGTGAGCCTGACTCTGGAGCTGCTGGCGATACCGTCCGTCGCGGGGGACTGCGTCGAGGCGATTCAGCGGGTGTCGCACGAGTTCGAGGCCCTGGGCCTTCCCTTCGAGGAGACGAACAAGGGGGCGCTCATCGCCGTCTGGAGGGGCGCCGACGACGAGCGTCACCGGGTGGTCTCCGCCCACGTGGACACCCTGGGCGCCACGGTGCGCCGGATCAGGCGGAACGGCAGGCTACGGCTCTTCCCGCTGGGGGGCTTCGACTGGCGCAGCTTCGCGGGGGAGAACTGCTTCGTCCGCACCCTGGAGGGGCGGGAGTACCGGGGGACCGTGCTTCCGGACCATGCGGCGCGCCATGCCTTTGCCGAGGCCATACGCAACGAGGCGCATGACCTGGACAACGTGGAGCTCCGCCTGGATATCCGGACGGACTCCAGGGAGGCGACGGAGGCGTTGGGGATCCACTGCGGGGATCTGGTCTTTTTCGACCCTAGGAGCGAGCTGACCGAGACGGGATATCTGAAGTCCCGATTCCTGGACGACAAGGTCGGGGTCGCCATCCTGCTGGGGGCCGTCAAGGCGATGCGGGAGCAGGGGCTTTCCCCCGCTCATACGACGCACTTCTACATCAGCAACTACGAGGAGATCGGGCACGGCACCCCCGTGATGCCCCCGAGGACCGTC from the uncultured Fretibacterium sp. genome contains:
- the pgm gene encoding phosphoglucomutase (alpha-D-glucose-1,6-bisphosphate-dependent), encoding MDAVSDAVSGPLRRTVNIPGLISDYYTLAPDPEDRAQLIAFGTSGHRGSSSRKSFNEAHILAVAQAVAEHRAEAGVSGPLYIGADTHALSEPALRTCVEVLAANGVTVVLQTGLAPTPTPVVSRAILVHNRGRASGGEADGLVITPSHNPPEDGGIKYDPPSGGPASPEITSKIQRRANDLLRSGVEGIRRVPFERALKCDTTKFHDYVMPYVRALADVLDMRAIADADLHIGVDPLGGSGIGYWGPISEVYGLKRLEVVNPRIDPTFSFMPPDHDGKIRMDCSSPWAMANLVEMKDRFDVAFGNDTDYDRHGIVTPEGLMNPNAYLAVAVQHLFSTRGGWRADAAVGKTVVSSSVIDRVAEGLGRRLCEVPVGFKWFVDGLLDGSMGFGGEESAGASFLCRDGSVWTTDKDGIIMDLLAAEILAVTGKDPARHYAEISARYGASCYARIDAPATPAQKAALSKLSPDKVEADTLAGDPIVSRLTAAPGNGAPIGGLKVVTRNGWFAARPSGTEDLYKIYAESFQGEAHLSRIQDEAKRIVSEAIRGAE
- a CDS encoding S4 domain-containing protein gives rise to the protein MRLDKFLKLARLVKRRSAAQEMIELGAVRLDGRACKSSAEVREGAVLEVAYMNRVLKVRVLCADEALLKRPGTVAWETIGERTVAPDRNPWEDG
- the eno gene encoding phosphopyruvate hydratase, translating into MATIVGIHGREILDSRGNPTVEVDVFLEDGSFGRAAVPSGASTGVHEALELRDKEKRYCGKGVQKAVENVNDKMASELIGMDADDQGGLDRAMLELDGTPGKSNLGANAVLGVSMANARAAAQSHGLPLWAYLGGVGAYILPTPMMNVINGGAHADNNVDIQEFMIVPHSAPSFSEALRMGAETYHALKDCVKSRGYSTGVGDEGGFAPNLKSNREALDLLMEAVTKAGYQPGKDIGFALDVASSEFFKDGKYVFEGEGRTFSAEELIGYYEGLVREYPVLSIEDGMAEDDWEGWSALTRSLGGKVQLVGDDLFVTNPEILGRGIERGIANAVLVKLNQIGTVSETLEVIRMAAAAGYASVISHRSGETADTFIADLAVASKAGQIKTGSIARTDRVAKYNQLLRIEEELGENARYAGLSHFSRK
- a CDS encoding RidA family protein; its protein translation is MKKIVSTDKAPAAIGPYSQAVQAGQFLFASGQIPLDPKTGKMVSGSVEDQAVCVLENVKGVLEGAGYSLQDVVKTTVFATDMANFAAVNGVYSRYFGENPPARSFVAVKALPKDAQVEIEFVAWKA
- the yajC gene encoding preprotein translocase subunit YajC; translation: MADQATTTTAVSPCGATGGGTAGGEGGATGGAQSMMGMLFPLAILVLFFYFFIIRPQRKRQKQHESMISSIGRGDQVVTIGGFFGTVREIRDDTFLIELAEGVRVRILKSSVQTKRVVAPSAPASEEKKDKDKDKDKDKD
- the secD gene encoding protein translocase subunit SecD, with amino-acid sequence MIRRDRLRLWVVVIVVLAALAYAWPVVGRLNMGLDLKGGAHIVLQAKDTPEAPVEEDSIDRLLAVLRNRVDQYGVAEPIIQKSGQDRIIIDLPGIQDPNAALELIGKTAQLDFREVLDVSAPPPPSPERKNYDSDEQFARAQERWRSAAALGNNASADFSARAAGMEGAIVAPSEDEREGTEGGRYYLLGKVLLSGKELKDAAVNPDSLGRMGVSLSFNSEGARLFEEATDRLVGKQIAIVLDGVVISAPVVQDRISGGNAQITGRFSPDEASRLAIMLKAGALPVAVEIAENRSVGPSLGADSVRQGLQAGLFGAGMVFVFMLIYYQFRGLAADVALAVTMLLVFAGLIAFNATLTLPGIAGIILTIGMAVDGNVLIYERIREELRAGKTSLAALDSGFRKALVTILDSNITTLIAAVVLFYFGSGSVRGFGVTLSIGLVASVFSNVVVTRALLQIFMSRKRNALRRS
- the secF gene encoding protein translocase subunit SecF, whose product is MNFNLMGYRRPALLLSLVLVVLSLGLLLFRGLNLGIDFTGGNVIQVEFGTRPDVAEVREVVSAVVAKGAMIQNFGEAGIIIRTNEDTEGSREQVVKVLREKYADMKVIGFEKVGPVVGRELRNQAIVGISIALVAILIYITVRFQFRFAVVSVVPLVHDVVIALGFFSLTQMEIASSFIAALLTIVGYSLNNTIIILDRIRENWRDLPKAGIVELVNRSVNQTLSRTVNTTLTTLFPVAALCVWGGPVLAAFSYAMLVGIIAGTYSSIFVATGALIEWWLRKPE
- a CDS encoding M42 family metallopeptidase; protein product: MSYNMERILDYAVSLTLELLAIPSVAGDCVEAIQRVSHEFEALGLPFEETNKGALIAVWRGADDERHRVVSAHVDTLGATVRRIRRNGRLRLFPLGGFDWRSFAGENCFVRTLEGREYRGTVLPDHAARHAFAEAIRNEAHDLDNVELRLDIRTDSREATEALGIHCGDLVFFDPRSELTETGYLKSRFLDDKVGVAILLGAVKAMREQGLSPAHTTHFYISNYEEIGHGTPVMPPRTVEAAAVDVGVVAEGCASSEHAVTILSRDGVLPYDREAVLQLKRLADDEGIPYRIDAYINYASDASVAVRSGRDVRAVCFGPGTEATHHYERTHRDAVDASIRLLAAYLQSEIA